In Helianthus annuus cultivar XRQ/B chromosome 9, HanXRQr2.0-SUNRISE, whole genome shotgun sequence, the following are encoded in one genomic region:
- the LOC110878334 gene encoding protein ANTHESIS POMOTING FACTOR 1, which yields MMRNASVSELNDGIIRNMAIGALFSDFVGKINALDFHRTADLLVTTGEDDSVRLYDIANGKLLKTTHHKKHGADRICFTHHPSSVICSSTRNIDSGGEALRYLSMYDNRCLRYFKGHKDRVVSLCTSPVDDSFMSGSLDHSVRIWDLRVNACQGILHLRGRPTVAYDQQGLVFAVSMEGGAIKLFDSRSYDKGPFDTFLVGGDMAEIWDIKFSNDGKSMLLTTKSNNIYVLDAYNGEKRCGFSVDASPNTTIEATFTPDGQYVVSGSGDGTLNAWSISTGSKVGSWDSNIGVASCLKWAPRRVMFAAASKGVLTFWIPKDANSTATSFER from the exons ATGATGAGGAATGCATCGGTGTCTGAACTCAACGATGGAATCATCCGCAATATGGCAATTGGCGCACTGTTTTCAGATTTC GTTGGAAAGATAAACGCACTTGATTTTCATCGTACTGCGGATCTTTTGGTAACAACGGGGGAGGATGATTCTGTGCGACTATATGACATAGCAAATGGCAA GTTACTGAAAACTACACACCATAAGAAACATGGTGCCGATCGTATATGTTTTACCCACCACCCTAGTTCTGTCATATGCTCTTCAACACGCAATATAGATTCAGGTGGAG AGGCTTTGCGTTATCTCTCCATGTATGACAATCGTTGCCTTCGTTACTTCAAGGGGCATAAAGATAG GGTTGTGTCCCTATGTACATCTCCAGTTGATGACAGCTTCATGTCCGGTTCTCTTGATCACTCTGTCAGGATATGGGATTTGCGTGTGAATGCGTGCCAG GGGATTTTACATCTAAGAGGTAGACCTACAGTTGCGTATGACCAACAAGGCCTTGTCTTTGCTGTATCAATGGAAGGGGGTGCTATCAAGTTATTTGATTCACGCTCATATGATAAG GGCCCATTTGACACCTTTCTTGTGGGAGGAGATATGGCGGAGATCTGGGATATAAAATTCAGCAATGATGGCAAATCGATGCTTTTGACTACAAAAAGTAACAACATATATGTTCTAGATGCGTATAATGGCGAGAAG AGATGTGGATTCAGTGTGGATGCTTCTCCAAACACAACAATTGAGGCAACATTTACGCCTGATGGCCAATACGTAGTTTCAG GCTCTGGAGATGGAACGTTGAATGCTTGGAGCATCTCCACCGGTAGCAAG GTGGGGAGTTGGGACAGCAACATAGGTGTGGCGTCATGCTTGAAATGGGCACCTCGTCGGGTCATGTTTGCTGCTGCTTCTAAGGGGGTTCTTACTTTTTGGATACCAAAAGATGCAAATTCAACTGCTACTAGTTTTGAAAGATAA